The following are encoded in a window of Hemitrygon akajei chromosome 24, sHemAka1.3, whole genome shotgun sequence genomic DNA:
- the LOC140716042 gene encoding LOW QUALITY PROTEIN: uncharacterized protein (The sequence of the model RefSeq protein was modified relative to this genomic sequence to represent the inferred CDS: deleted 1 base in 1 codon), with the protein MADSEEGARQDPIPRPEQPYQCLECGKAFKWSSRLAHHQRSHTGERPYKCSECGKAFKGSSALLYHQRGHTGERPYKCQECGKAFKRSSLLAVHQSVHTGLRAFQCTLCPLAFKWSSHYQYHLRQHSGERPYACGECGKAFKNSSSLSRHRHVHTGERPYPCPLCGKAFAQSANLRQHQRTHTGERPYRCPDCGRAFTHSSNLLLHRRTHSSQRAQSPPRRTQPRIFPAPPPPTHPTPADPSTPISPPHPPPSAAGEDQLSLVPTCSPEGGRTLEEEDVGAEEGDEGEEGGSVSPLSCGLCERAFSRLPALLAHQRVHTGEPPLAGAEAEVTCTAYLPSSSSSSSSAADETPTSAPPQPQPPSSGERPYKCPECGKAFRGSSGLRYHLRGHTGERPYECQECGKAFKRSSLLAVHQRVHTGLRAFQCTLCPLAFKWSSHYQYHLRQHSGERPYACGECGKAFKNSSSLSRHRHVHTGERPYPCPLCGKAFAQSSNLRQHQRTHTGERPYRCPDCGRAFTHSSNLLLHRRTHSAERPYVCGACGKSFVMASYLQRHLRTHAPGPPAVASGSVAAASVEPAAQALPNIQTLQTIQTLQGVPAVQIIHTVQALPTIQLVQTF; encoded by the exons ATGGCGGACAGTGAGGAGGGGGCGCGGCAGGACCCGATCCCCCGGCCCGAGCAGCCCTACCAGTGCCTGGAGTGCGGCAAGGCCTTCAAGTGGTCATCGAGATTGGCCCACCACCAGCGCAGTCACACTGGCGAGCGGCCTTACAAGTGCTCTGAGTGCGGCAAGGCCTTCAAGGGCTCATCGGCTCTGCTCTACCACCAGCGAGGCCACACTGGCGAGCGCCCCTACAAGTGCCAAGAGTGTGGCAAGGCCTTCAAGCGGTCGTCGCTGCTGGCAGTCCATCAAAGTGTGCACACGGGGCTGCGGGCATTCCAGTGCACCCTGTGCCCGCTGGCTTTCAAGTGGTCCTCTCACTACCAGTACCACCTCCGCCAGCACTCCGGGGAGCGGCCCTACGCCTGTGGCGAGTGCGGCAAGGCCTTCAAGAACTCGTCCAGCCTCTCCCGGCACCGGCACGTCCACACCGGTGAAAGGCCCTACCCCTGCCCGCTCTGTGGCAAGGCCTTCGCCCAGTCTGCCAACCTTCGTCAGCATCAGCGCACTCATACCGGCGAGCGACCGTATCGCTGTCCTGACTGCGGTCGAGCCTTCACTCACTCCTCCAACCTCCTGCTCCACCGTCGCACTCACTCGTCTCAGCGGGCTCAATCACCTCCCCGGCGGACCCAACCCCGCATCTTCCCTGCACCTCCCCCTCCTACTCACCCCACTCCAGCTGACCCGTCCACCCCCATTTCACCTCCCCATCCTCCACcttctgctgcaggagaggacCAGCTCTCTCTTGTCCCGACGTGTTCTCCGGAAGGGGGCCGGACCCTCGAGGAGGAAGATGTTGGGGCAGaagagggggatgagggagaggagggggggagcgTCAGCCCCCTATCA TGTGGGCTTTGCGAACGGGCGTTCTCCCGGCTTCCTGCCCTCCTGGCCCACCAGCGGGTGCACACCGGTGAGCCCCCTTTGGCTGGAGCTGAGGCTGAGGTCACCTGCACTGCCTACctcccttcctcctcctcctcctcctcctccgccGCCGATGAGACCCCCACCTCAGCTCCCCCACAGCCACAgcccccttcctctggtgagcGGCCCTATAAGTGCCCCGAGTGCGGCAAGGCCTTCCGGGGTTCTTCGGGCCTGCGTTATCACCTAAGGGGTCACACTGGCGAGCGCCCCTATGAGTGTCAGGAGTGTGGCAAGGCCTTCAAGCGCTCCTCACTGCTGGCAGTCCACCAACGGGTACACACGGGGCTGCGGGCATTCCAGTGCACCCTGTGCCCGCTGGCTTTCAAGTGGTCCTCTCACTACCAGTACCACCTCCGCCAGCACTCCGGGGAGCGGCCCTACGCCTGTGGCGAGTGCGGCAAGGCCTTCAAGAACTCGTCCAGCCTCTCCCGGCACCGGCACGTCCACACCGGTGAAAGGCCCTACCCCTGCCCGCTCTGCGGCAAGGCCTTCGCCCAGTCCTCTAACCTTCGTCAGCATCAGCGCACTCATACCGGCGAGCGGCCGTATCGCTGCCCTGACTGCGGTCGAGCCTTCACTCACTCCTCCAACCTCCTGCTCCACCGTCGCACTCACTCCGCCGAGCGTCCTTACGTCTGCGGTGCCTGCGGCAAGTCCTTTGTCATGGCTTCCTATCTTCAGCGCCATCTCCGCACCCATGCCCCTGGACCGCCGGCGGTGGCCAGTGGTTCTGTCGCTGCCGCATCTGTCGAACCAGCTGCACAGGCCCTGCCTAACATCCAGACCCTGCAGACAATCCAGACGCTGCAGGGGGTGCCAGCTGTGCAGATCATCCACACCGTACaggccctccccaccatccagctAGTGCAGACATTCTGA
- the LOC140716040 gene encoding uncharacterized protein, with amino-acid sequence MSISPPFPVHNVHLPPFPVHNVHLPLFCVDNVHLPPFPVHNGHLPPFPIHNVHLPPFPVHNVHLPPFPVHNVHLPLFCVDNVHLPPFPVHNVHLPLFCVDNVHLPPFPVHNVHLPPFPVHNVHLPLFCVDNVHLPLFCVDNVHLPPFPVHNVHLPLFCVDNVHLPPFPVHNVHLPPFPIHNVHLPPFPVHNVHLPPFPIHNVHLPPFPVHNVHLPLFCVDNVHLHKTWRFSPLSLLRHSIVANFGSHSTPYTCLLALHFVRKLSTAALNIPKDSASTAVSDRAFHRFTTLAKNIPPYLCSKKSPLNFEAVPSSS; translated from the coding sequence atgtccatctcccccccgttccccgtacacaatgtccatctccctccgttccccgtacacaatgtccatctccctctgttctgtgtagacaatgtccatctccctccgttccccgtacacaatggccatctccctccattccccatacacaatgtccatctccctccgttccccgtacacaatgtccatctccctccgttccccgtacacaatgtccatctccctctgttctgtGTAgataatgtccatctccctccgttccccgtacacaatgtccatctccctctgttctgtgtagacaatgtccatctccctccgttccccgtacacaatgtccatctccctccattccccgtacacaatgtccatctccctctgttctgtGTAgataatgtccatctccctctgttctgtGTAgataatgtccatctccctccgttccccgtacacaatgtccatctccctctgttctgtgtagacaatgtccatctccctccgttccccgtacacaatgtccatctccctccattccccatacacaatgtccatctccctccgttccccgtacacaatgtccatctccctccattccccatacacaatgtccatctccctccgttccccgtacacaatgtccatctccctctgttctgtGTAGACAACGTCCACCTCCATAAGACATGGaggttcagcccattgagtctgctccgccattccatcgtggctaattttggatcccactcaaccccatacacctgccttcttgccttaCACTttgtcaggaaactatcaactgccgccttaaatatacccaaggactcggcctccaccgcagtctctgacagagcattccacagattcactactctggctaaaaatattcctccttacctgtGTTCCAAAAAGTCAcccctcaactttgaggctgtgccttctagttcttga